From the genome of Rhineura floridana isolate rRhiFlo1 chromosome 7, rRhiFlo1.hap2, whole genome shotgun sequence, one region includes:
- the C7H2orf72 gene encoding uncharacterized protein C2orf72 homolog isoform X1: MEPEALRLFQSLVERAGGRQRLLLVGEAREGEAPPRALLETFARDLFAEPELGREREQEQPVARRVRVCVGGGCRVGSGSGRPWLACPLLFVLFWASSLVQPRWRRERLRLREILRDVRSHLSSGRRFRGPAAPAPVTWPAVVGVVVMPPPGEPLPACHAAEPAAQAEADARLQLEALLAQVFRERRPAAQETLQAAAYSPGGAPGANEVRVAACRALKAALKLRAGVWGGGAQRVADGAEAKEQRPPAFLQCLPWGRRSRRKNGHLGTDANNLNEDGLQDPEEGVALTNVAPNGNCQETCGGASN, translated from the exons ATGGAGCCGGAGGCGCTGCGGTTGTTCCAGAGCCTGGTGGAGCGCGCGGGCGGGCGGCAGCGGCTGCTCCTGGTGGGCGAGGCGCGCGAGGGCGAGGCGCCGCCGCGGGCCCTGCTGGAGACCTTCGCGCGGGACCTCTTCGCCGAGCCCGAGCTGGGCAGGGAGCGGGAGCAGGAGCAGCCCGTGGCGCGCCGGGTGCGAGTGTGCGTCGGCGGGGGTTGCCGCGTCGGCAGCGGCTCTGGGCGGCCGTGGCTGGCGTGCCCGCTCCTCTTCGTGCTGTTCTGGGCGAGCTCGCTGGTGCAGCCGCGCTGGCGCCGGGAGCGGCTCCGCTTGCGCGAGATCCTCCGCGACGTGCGGAGCCACTTGTCCTCCGGCCGTCGTTTCCGCGGCCCGGCCGCTCCGGCACCCGTAACCTGGCCCGCCGTGGTCGGCGTGGTGGTGATGCCGCCGccgggagagccgctgccggCTTGCCACGCTGCGGAGCCCGCGGCGCAAGCCGAAGCCGACGCCCGCCTGCAGCTGGAGGCGCTACTGGCGCAAGTCTTCCGAGAGCGGCGCCCGGCGGCGCAGGAGACGCTGCAAGCCGCCGCCTACAGTCCGGGGGGCGCCCCGGGGGCCAACGAGGTTAGGGTCGCCGCCTGCCGGGCGCTCAAGGCCGCCCTCAAGCTCCGCGCAGGTGTGTGGGGCGGGGGTGCTCAACGGGTTGCCG ATGGGGCAGAAGCCAAGGAGCAGAGGCCCCCTGCCTTCCTGCAGTGTCTCCCCTGGGGCAGAAGGAGCCGGCGGAAGAATGGGCACCTTGGTACAGATGCAAACAACTTGAATGAAG
- the C7H2orf72 gene encoding uncharacterized protein C2orf72 homolog isoform X2 — MEPEALRLFQSLVERAGGRQRLLLVGEAREGEAPPRALLETFARDLFAEPELGREREQEQPVARRVRVCVGGGCRVGSGSGRPWLACPLLFVLFWASSLVQPRWRRERLRLREILRDVRSHLSSGRRFRGPAAPAPVTWPAVVGVVVMPPPGEPLPACHAAEPAAQAEADARLQLEALLAQVFRERRPAAQETLQAAAYSPGGAPGANEMGQKPRSRGPLPSCSVSPGAEGAGGRMGTLVQMQTT; from the exons ATGGAGCCGGAGGCGCTGCGGTTGTTCCAGAGCCTGGTGGAGCGCGCGGGCGGGCGGCAGCGGCTGCTCCTGGTGGGCGAGGCGCGCGAGGGCGAGGCGCCGCCGCGGGCCCTGCTGGAGACCTTCGCGCGGGACCTCTTCGCCGAGCCCGAGCTGGGCAGGGAGCGGGAGCAGGAGCAGCCCGTGGCGCGCCGGGTGCGAGTGTGCGTCGGCGGGGGTTGCCGCGTCGGCAGCGGCTCTGGGCGGCCGTGGCTGGCGTGCCCGCTCCTCTTCGTGCTGTTCTGGGCGAGCTCGCTGGTGCAGCCGCGCTGGCGCCGGGAGCGGCTCCGCTTGCGCGAGATCCTCCGCGACGTGCGGAGCCACTTGTCCTCCGGCCGTCGTTTCCGCGGCCCGGCCGCTCCGGCACCCGTAACCTGGCCCGCCGTGGTCGGCGTGGTGGTGATGCCGCCGccgggagagccgctgccggCTTGCCACGCTGCGGAGCCCGCGGCGCAAGCCGAAGCCGACGCCCGCCTGCAGCTGGAGGCGCTACTGGCGCAAGTCTTCCGAGAGCGGCGCCCGGCGGCGCAGGAGACGCTGCAAGCCGCCGCCTACAGTCCGGGGGGCGCCCCGGGGGCCAACGAG ATGGGGCAGAAGCCAAGGAGCAGAGGCCCCCTGCCTTCCTGCAGTGTCTCCCCTGGGGCAGAAGGAGCCGGCGGAAGAATGGGCACCTTGGTACAGATGCAAACAACTTGA